In the Leptospiraceae bacterium genome, one interval contains:
- a CDS encoding metalloregulator ArsR/SmtB family transcription factor, whose translation MKRSLIHELKAISDETRIRILHILSFASFSVNEITEILSMGQSRVSRHLKIMNDAGILESIREGTWVYYKINENVPENNFIKDLSSLILSHKEEIPKREIDEKNTERLLKKREDRKTGYFNKIGKDLDRVQSKVLNPKIYREKILSFLPSKNRMIIDLGCGPGGLFPYLLKKSDRVTGIDSSVKMVDDANSIFGENKNIKVIHSYLEKLPISSNFSDAVVASMVLHHVSNPKFIMDEANRILKTGGVFCIIDLKKHNSEFMRDSFADLWLGFEENLLSEWLKISGFDIKKIEEIPTQSEFKILAIKAIKKGGRNVHSNKRTNTKV comes from the coding sequence ATGAAAAGAAGCCTAATCCATGAACTAAAAGCGATTTCTGATGAAACAAGGATCAGAATCCTGCATATCTTGTCTTTTGCCTCTTTTAGTGTAAACGAAATCACTGAAATATTGAGTATGGGTCAATCCAGAGTTTCCAGACACCTGAAGATTATGAATGATGCCGGGATATTAGAATCTATTCGAGAGGGAACTTGGGTGTATTATAAAATCAACGAAAATGTACCTGAAAATAATTTTATTAAAGACCTCTCGAGTTTGATTTTATCGCACAAAGAAGAAATCCCAAAAAGAGAAATTGATGAAAAAAACACGGAAAGGTTGCTAAAAAAAAGAGAAGACAGAAAAACCGGCTATTTCAATAAAATTGGAAAAGATTTAGATAGAGTACAAAGCAAGGTTTTAAATCCAAAAATCTATCGCGAAAAAATACTATCCTTTCTTCCCTCGAAAAATAGAATGATAATAGACCTTGGATGTGGGCCCGGAGGACTATTTCCATATCTTCTAAAAAAAAGCGATCGCGTAACCGGAATTGATTCTTCGGTAAAGATGGTCGATGATGCAAATTCTATTTTCGGAGAAAACAAAAATATCAAAGTAATACACAGCTATTTAGAGAAGCTGCCTATTTCGTCTAACTTCTCGGATGCAGTGGTTGCCTCTATGGTTTTGCACCATGTTTCAAATCCGAAGTTCATCATGGATGAGGCCAACAGAATTTTGAAAACGGGTGGGGTATTTTGTATCATTGACTTAAAAAAACACAATTCAGAGTTTATGAGGGATAGTTTTGCCGATCTCTGGCTTGGATTTGAAGAAAATCTTCTTAGCGAATGGTTGAAGATTTCTGGATTCGATATTAAGAAAATCGAAGAAATTCCAACTCAATCTGAATTTAAAATATTAGCAATCAAAGCAATAAAAAAAGGAGGGCGTAATGTCCACAGCAACAAAAGAACAAACACAAAAGTATAA
- a CDS encoding 4Fe-4S dicluster domain-containing protein, translated as MPHIVTEYCFQCEATVCAAICPMAAFREGEDMLYISPDDCIDCGNCVSECPTGAIFPDYDLPKKFHSYIEINEAESKKYPVISSVKNKYKKEKTEAKHSA; from the coding sequence ATGCCACACATCGTTACTGAATACTGTTTTCAATGCGAAGCTACAGTTTGTGCTGCTATCTGTCCGATGGCAGCATTTCGAGAAGGTGAAGATATGCTCTATATTTCTCCTGACGATTGTATAGACTGCGGAAACTGTGTATCCGAATGCCCGACTGGAGCTATCTTCCCTGATTACGACTTGCCTAAAAAATTTCATAGCTATATAGAAATAAACGAAGCAGAGTCTAAAAAATATCCAGTAATAAGTTCTGTAAAAAATAAATACAAAAAGGAAAAAACGGAAGCAAAGCATTCCGCATAA
- a CDS encoding DUF4065 domain-containing protein: MSSEKLSSVISFILKKSSQGRGRVELSKLLYYCEGAYFQRHSSVITDQKYIHLEDSPYPHLLNEIIVKMKEDGYLEVEPKLISNGVGGFLLILIKEYEDLLSREEKRIITKVLEAFKNGVVDESKQYPNLYENYVIAPLYSEITFRTDTINTKIHFFKKKSLLSISGKIFRIFFND; encoded by the coding sequence ATGTCTTCTGAAAAATTGTCATCTGTCATTTCTTTTATTTTAAAAAAGTCTTCTCAAGGAAGAGGGAGGGTTGAACTTTCTAAGTTATTGTACTATTGTGAAGGGGCATATTTTCAAAGGCATTCAAGTGTAATCACAGATCAAAAGTACATTCATCTTGAGGATAGCCCCTACCCTCATTTATTGAATGAAATAATCGTAAAGATGAAAGAGGATGGTTATTTAGAGGTAGAGCCAAAATTGATCTCGAATGGCGTTGGTGGATTTTTACTGATCCTTATAAAAGAATACGAGGACTTACTGTCGAGGGAGGAAAAGCGAATCATTACTAAAGTATTGGAAGCCTTTAAAAATGGAGTTGTGGACGAAAGTAAACAATATCCGAATTTGTATGAAAATTACGTTATTGCTCCCCTTTATTCTGAAATTACATTCAGAACAGATACTATCAATACTAAGATTCACTTTTTTAAAAAGAAAAGTTTATTATCAATATCTGGAAAAATATTTAGAATATTTTTTAACGATTGA
- a CDS encoding adenosylhomocysteinase, with the protein MSTATKEQTQKYKVKDIGLADWGREEIILAEKEMPGLMAIRKEFKGKKPLAGARIAGSLHMTIQTAVLIETLVELGAEIRWASCNIFSTQDHAAAAIAKAGIPVFAWKGETEEEYWWCTEQTLYFDGGKGPNMILDDGGDLTYHIHTKHPDLLKDIRGVSEETTTGVNQLMKMMAKGELKIPAINVNDSVTKSKFDNLYGCRESLADGIKRATDVMLAGKLCIVAGYGDVGKGSAASLRNFGARVIITEIDPICALQAAMEGYQVLRMEDIVDKADIVVTATGNNDIVTLEHMKAMKDGAILCNIGHFDTEIQMARLNSMPGIQKKEIKPQVDKYTFPDGKSIIVLAEGRLVNLGCATGHPSFVMSNSFSNQVLAQIELYNNTDKYPVGVYRLPKHLDEKVAAFHLEQIGVRLTTLTKEQAEYLGVSLNGPFKPEHYRY; encoded by the coding sequence ATGTCCACAGCAACAAAAGAACAAACACAAAAGTATAAGGTAAAAGATATCGGTCTTGCAGACTGGGGAAGAGAGGAGATCATCCTAGCAGAAAAGGAAATGCCGGGGCTGATGGCAATTCGAAAAGAATTCAAAGGTAAAAAACCTTTGGCGGGTGCAAGAATCGCAGGATCTCTTCACATGACAATTCAGACAGCAGTTCTAATTGAGACGTTAGTTGAGCTTGGTGCAGAAATCAGATGGGCTTCTTGCAATATTTTTTCAACCCAAGACCATGCAGCGGCAGCCATTGCAAAAGCAGGAATTCCTGTATTTGCATGGAAAGGAGAAACAGAAGAAGAATATTGGTGGTGCACAGAGCAAACGCTTTACTTCGATGGCGGCAAAGGCCCAAATATGATTCTCGACGACGGGGGAGACCTAACGTATCATATTCACACTAAACACCCTGACTTATTAAAAGATATAAGAGGGGTTTCCGAAGAAACTACCACAGGTGTAAACCAACTGATGAAAATGATGGCAAAGGGAGAATTAAAAATCCCTGCAATCAATGTGAACGATTCTGTTACAAAATCAAAATTTGACAACCTCTACGGTTGTAGAGAATCTCTTGCAGACGGAATCAAGCGTGCAACGGACGTTATGCTCGCAGGGAAGCTCTGTATTGTTGCGGGATATGGCGATGTAGGGAAAGGATCGGCAGCCTCCCTAAGAAATTTTGGCGCAAGAGTTATCATAACCGAAATCGATCCGATCTGTGCCCTTCAAGCTGCTATGGAAGGCTATCAAGTCCTTCGCATGGAAGATATTGTTGACAAGGCAGATATAGTTGTGACTGCAACCGGAAACAACGACATAGTAACCCTTGAACACATGAAGGCGATGAAAGATGGAGCAATTCTTTGTAACATTGGTCACTTCGATACAGAAATTCAAATGGCAAGACTAAACTCAATGCCGGGAATTCAAAAGAAAGAAATCAAACCTCAAGTGGATAAATATACTTTTCCTGACGGGAAGTCTATCATTGTACTTGCAGAAGGTCGCTTAGTCAATCTCGGATGCGCTACAGGGCATCCTTCTTTTGTGATGAGTAATTCTTTTTCCAACCAAGTTCTCGCTCAAATTGAGCTGTACAACAATACCGATAAATATCCTGTTGGTGTATATAGACTTCCAAAGCACCTTGATGAAAAAGTGGCTGCATTCCATTTAGAACAAATTGGAGTGAGGCTAACTACACTCACTAAAGAACAAGCAGAATATCTTGGTGTTTCGCTTAACGGCCCTTTTAAACCGGAGCATTATAGATACTAA
- the lipB gene encoding lipoyl(octanoyl) transferase LipB — MIITNKIPNIPYSRYDKIQNFLRKKRREILIFLEHSSCITAGINYKIENLLVKEDFLKEKKIDLFFLKRGGDFTAHEKGQLVIYPHIDLKKRNLHITNFLKVFIDSIQVAIFQTWKLQTVYNEADPGLYIQENPKKKIVSIGVSFKSFFTSFGAAINIQNNLEIFSYINPCGKDSKDIVSIKSLGLDYQKENALIKNFTEKFLQKIEERHWLS; from the coding sequence ATGATAATTACAAACAAAATCCCCAATATTCCTTATTCAAGATACGACAAAATTCAAAACTTTCTAAGAAAAAAAAGAAGGGAAATTCTTATTTTTTTGGAACATAGTTCTTGTATCACTGCCGGAATCAATTATAAAATCGAAAACCTATTAGTCAAAGAGGATTTTTTAAAAGAAAAAAAAATAGATCTATTTTTTTTAAAAAGAGGAGGGGACTTTACGGCTCACGAAAAAGGGCAGCTAGTAATTTATCCGCATATCGACCTAAAGAAAAGGAATTTACACATTACAAATTTTCTAAAAGTTTTTATAGACTCCATTCAAGTTGCAATTTTTCAAACTTGGAAACTACAAACTGTTTACAATGAAGCTGACCCCGGTTTATACATCCAAGAAAACCCAAAAAAAAAGATAGTATCTATTGGGGTTAGTTTCAAATCTTTTTTTACAAGTTTTGGTGCTGCAATAAATATCCAAAATAATTTAGAAATTTTTTCCTATATCAATCCTTGCGGAAAAGACAGCAAAGATATAGTTTCAATCAAAAGTCTTGGTTTGGATTACCAGAAAGAAAATGCTTTAATCAAAAATTTTACCGAAAAGTTCTTGCAGAAAATAGAAGAAAGACATTGGTTGAGCTAA
- the metH gene encoding methionine synthase — MTYKMKYSNPNSKELITLLTKQILILDGAMGTMIQRHKPTEEDFRGDLLKNHPSPLKGNNDLLSITRPNIIESIHLEYLRAGANIIETNTFSANSVSQADYKLEHLVEKINRDSVKCAKKAIENFRNENSTQPCFIAGAIGPTNRTASMSPDVNNPAFRAVSFDDLVEAYYEQVKPLVEEGVDLLLPETTFDTLNLKAAIYAIEKYFEETNTRIPVSLSVTITDASGRTLSGQTLEAFYNSIRHAKPISIGINCALGASEMRPYLQELSDKCEFYVSCYPNAGLPNAFGGYDQGAEEFANYLTDFAKHSWLNIAGGCCGTTPEHIQAAANALKNYSPRVPPTILHETRLSGLEALNLTEDKGFILVGERTNVTGSPKFKKLILEENFNEALSVAAQQVEAGANIIDINFDEALLDGEASMTKFLNLVASEPEISKVPIMIDSSKPSVIYAGLKCLQGKGIVNSISLKEGEEKFLEEAREIKKFGAAVVVMAFDEKGQAATKEEKIRICTRAYRLLTEKCGYESCDIIFDPNILTVGTGIEEHNNYAKDFIEAIPEIKKLCPNAKISGGVSNISFSFRGNNPVREAMHTAFLYHAIKSGMDMAIVNAGMLGVYEEIPKDLLEKVEDVLLNRKSDSTEKLIDFASGFKGEEKSKEKEILWRKESVESRLTHSLVKGITDFIDLDTEEARAKYNRPLDVIEGPLMDGMKVVGELFGAGKMFLPQVVKSARVMKKAVAYLLPFMEKEKSEGVGRPKFLIATVKGDVHDIGKNIVGVVLACNNYEVIDLGVMVPSEKILEEARKQNVNAIGVSGLITPSLDEMVHVAKEMKRENFSIPLFIGGATTSPIHTAVKIAEEYSPVVHVLDASRVVEVVNNLLNPDTKKSFIETVAQDQEKIRKDYYDKKIDRKLLSITDARKNGVKTDWTNADIPTPSFTGLKIFEDIPLSVLRDYIDWSPFFHAWELKGHYPDILSDEKFGRQAKELFENAQTLLDTIIKNKIYSAKAIVGMYPVNSVGDDIEVYEDLSRNKTIATFHTLRQQMIKPEGQFNNSLSDYIAPKNSNRIDYLGCFAVSAGFGVEEFADSFKKKLDDYNAILAKALGDRLAESLAEYMHKVIRDEWGYGKEENLTKEDLIRDKYRGIRPAAGYPASPDHTEKRILFNLLQAEKNVGIKLSENFAMIPPSSVSGLYFSHPESKYFAIGKVGKDQIEDYAKRKNMSVVEVEKWLAPQIDYK; from the coding sequence ATAACGTACAAAATGAAATATTCTAACCCTAATTCAAAAGAACTGATCACATTACTTACAAAACAGATATTAATTTTAGACGGGGCTATGGGAACCATGATTCAAAGGCATAAGCCCACAGAAGAAGATTTTCGCGGGGATTTACTAAAAAACCATCCCTCGCCTTTAAAAGGGAATAACGACCTATTATCTATCACCCGGCCTAATATTATAGAGTCTATCCACTTAGAGTATCTTCGTGCAGGGGCAAATATAATCGAAACAAATACTTTTAGTGCAAACTCAGTTTCTCAAGCCGATTATAAATTAGAGCATTTAGTAGAAAAAATAAATCGAGATTCCGTAAAGTGTGCTAAAAAGGCAATCGAAAATTTTCGGAATGAAAATTCAACCCAACCTTGTTTTATTGCCGGAGCTATCGGACCGACAAACAGAACTGCGTCGATGTCGCCTGACGTAAACAACCCGGCATTTCGCGCAGTTAGCTTTGATGATCTTGTCGAAGCCTACTATGAACAAGTAAAGCCATTAGTAGAAGAGGGGGTTGATCTGCTTTTACCGGAAACAACTTTTGACACTCTAAACTTGAAAGCCGCAATTTATGCGATAGAAAAATATTTTGAAGAAACAAATACCAGAATTCCTGTGAGTCTATCTGTAACGATAACAGACGCTTCCGGTAGAACTCTTTCCGGTCAAACTTTAGAAGCATTTTATAACTCGATACGTCATGCGAAACCGATAAGTATCGGAATCAACTGTGCACTCGGTGCATCCGAAATGAGACCCTATCTACAAGAGCTTTCCGATAAATGTGAATTCTATGTAAGCTGCTACCCAAACGCAGGGTTGCCTAACGCATTTGGGGGATACGACCAAGGCGCAGAAGAATTCGCAAACTATCTAACTGATTTTGCAAAGCATAGCTGGTTAAATATTGCAGGCGGTTGTTGTGGAACAACTCCAGAACACATTCAAGCGGCTGCCAATGCACTAAAAAATTATTCCCCAAGAGTTCCACCGACTATTTTGCATGAAACAAGGCTATCCGGTCTCGAAGCCTTAAACTTAACTGAAGACAAGGGCTTTATATTGGTTGGAGAGAGAACAAACGTTACCGGATCTCCTAAATTCAAAAAACTCATTTTGGAAGAAAATTTTAATGAAGCCCTATCTGTTGCTGCACAGCAGGTAGAAGCAGGAGCCAATATAATTGATATAAATTTTGATGAGGCGCTTTTGGATGGTGAAGCCTCAATGACTAAATTTTTAAACTTAGTAGCCAGCGAGCCTGAAATTTCCAAAGTACCGATAATGATAGACAGTTCCAAGCCAAGCGTGATATACGCCGGACTAAAATGCTTACAAGGAAAAGGAATAGTTAACTCAATCAGCTTAAAAGAAGGAGAAGAAAAATTTTTAGAAGAAGCAAGAGAAATTAAAAAATTTGGAGCAGCTGTAGTTGTCATGGCTTTTGATGAAAAAGGGCAGGCAGCAACCAAAGAAGAGAAAATTAGAATTTGCACAAGGGCGTATAGACTACTCACCGAAAAATGTGGGTATGAGTCTTGTGATATAATTTTTGACCCAAATATTTTAACCGTAGGAACTGGAATAGAAGAGCATAACAATTATGCAAAAGATTTTATAGAAGCCATCCCTGAAATTAAAAAACTTTGCCCTAATGCAAAAATTAGTGGAGGAGTGAGTAATATTTCTTTTTCTTTCAGAGGGAATAATCCGGTTAGAGAAGCTATGCACACTGCATTTTTGTACCATGCTATAAAATCCGGAATGGATATGGCGATAGTTAACGCCGGGATGCTTGGTGTATATGAAGAAATACCAAAAGACCTACTCGAAAAAGTGGAAGATGTACTACTGAATAGAAAATCTGACTCTACAGAAAAGTTAATCGACTTTGCATCCGGTTTTAAAGGAGAAGAAAAATCCAAAGAAAAAGAAATTCTTTGGAGAAAAGAAAGCGTTGAATCCCGCCTAACGCATTCTCTTGTAAAAGGAATTACTGATTTTATCGACCTAGACACTGAAGAAGCAAGAGCAAAATACAATCGACCGCTTGACGTAATCGAAGGGCCTCTAATGGACGGGATGAAGGTAGTGGGGGAGTTGTTTGGAGCAGGAAAAATGTTTTTGCCTCAAGTAGTAAAAAGTGCAAGAGTAATGAAAAAAGCAGTAGCTTACCTTCTTCCTTTTATGGAAAAAGAAAAATCGGAAGGTGTCGGACGGCCAAAATTTTTAATCGCAACGGTAAAAGGAGACGTGCACGATATTGGAAAAAATATTGTTGGGGTAGTTCTTGCCTGTAATAATTATGAAGTGATTGACTTAGGTGTAATGGTTCCTTCTGAAAAAATTTTAGAAGAAGCAAGAAAGCAAAATGTAAACGCTATCGGAGTCTCAGGCCTTATTACTCCTTCTCTCGATGAGATGGTTCACGTTGCAAAAGAAATGAAAAGAGAAAACTTTTCCATCCCACTTTTCATTGGTGGAGCTACTACAAGTCCAATCCATACAGCAGTAAAAATTGCAGAAGAGTATTCGCCTGTTGTGCATGTACTCGATGCATCGAGAGTTGTAGAAGTAGTCAATAATTTACTAAATCCAGATACAAAAAAATCTTTTATAGAAACAGTGGCTCAAGATCAAGAAAAGATTCGTAAGGACTACTACGACAAAAAAATAGATAGAAAACTACTTAGTATAACAGATGCAAGAAAAAATGGAGTAAAAACAGATTGGACAAATGCTGATATTCCAACTCCATCGTTTACAGGTTTAAAAATATTTGAAGATATACCACTTTCTGTTCTAAGAGACTACATAGACTGGTCTCCTTTTTTTCATGCTTGGGAATTGAAGGGGCACTATCCCGATATTTTATCTGATGAAAAATTTGGACGACAGGCGAAAGAGTTATTTGAAAATGCACAAACTCTTCTCGATACTATTATCAAAAATAAAATATATTCTGCAAAAGCAATTGTGGGAATGTACCCTGTCAATTCTGTAGGAGATGATATAGAAGTTTATGAAGATTTATCGAGAAATAAAACAATCGCAACATTCCACACTCTTCGTCAACAAATGATTAAACCAGAAGGTCAATTCAATAATTCACTTTCTGATTATATTGCTCCTAAAAACTCTAATCGAATTGATTATCTCGGTTGCTTTGCTGTAAGCGCCGGATTTGGAGTAGAAGAATTTGCAGATAGCTTCAAGAAAAAATTAGACGACTACAACGCTATCTTAGCAAAAGCGTTAGGCGACAGACTTGCTGAGTCTTTAGCAGAATATATGCACAAAGTTATCCGAGATGAGTGGGGTTATGGAAAAGAAGAAAATCTAACCAAAGAAGACCTCATTAGAGATAAGTACAGAGGGATCCGACCCGCAGCGGGCTACCCTGCATCCCCGGATCATACAGAAAAAAGAATTCTCTTCAATTTACTCCAAGCAGAAAAAAACGTAGGGATAAAACTATCTGAAAATTTTGCAATGATCCCTCCAAGTTCTGTGAGTGGACTATATTTTTCTCATCCTGAGTCAAAATATTTTGCAATCGGTAAGGTTGGAAAAGATCAGATTGAAGACTATGCAAAAAGAAAAAATATGAGTGTAGTGGAAGTCGAAAAATGGCTCGCACCACAAATCGACTACAAGTAA